The genomic window TCCATAGCCTGTCAAGGGAGACTCCGGAAACTTGAAACCATACAAAATGAAGCTATGAGAATAATCCTCGGGTGTCAAAGGAACACCAGGATAGATGTAATGAGAGCAGAGACGGGATTGCAAAGCAttgtacagagagtgagagagatcaatGCAATAGTGGCCATCAGGTTAATGAGAGGGACCAGTGGAAAGGAATTAGTGAGAGATATGGCCAGCGGTTTTAACAACATAAGATCCTTTTATAGGCAAGGCAAGCGAGGATATATGAAGGAACTGAGAAAAGCATTCAATATTATGACCTgaatgattattgtcattctcatcagacACCTAAGGTGCCGCCATGGGAGGATCAGGATATTAACATAGATGTAGACCCTCTATGAATAAATCCATGTATGAACCAGGTCAACTTAAAGCAACGTACAGTCATAAAATAAATAGTCTAACAGGACTTGACATTGCTCATGTTTACTGTGACGGGTCAGTCCTGGAAGATGACAGAGCTGGGTGCGGAGTCATCATCAGACAGTTCACTGGGAGCGGAGTGGTCACCACAAGCACTGGTATGAGACTGAGCAATCACATATCTTCAACACAAGCTGAACTATGGGCAATACTGACGGCGCTTAAAGAGATTGAAATAATTAATAAGGATTCCTACTTCTTTGTGGACAGCAGGGGAGCACTGGACTCACTTAACAGCAAGAACCCTGTGTTTGACCACATAGTTGGCGAGTGTAGTTTGATAGCTCATAGGTTGCGAGGTCAGGGGCGTGTGATTGCATTTGTGTGGATCCCTTCGCATGTAGGTGTCACCTTCAATGAAGATGTTGATGAGATCGCCAAGGGGGCGATCAGGAAGCATGAGGTAGACATTCACTGCATGCGGACTCTTAAACAGGCAAAGAGCAATATCAAGAGGACACAGTTAGACTATGACGAGGCCAGGAAGGGTGAAGCGATTAGGAAAAGCGATACTCTGAGACACTATATGCATCTAGCGACGAACACAGACTTTGCttatgggaagggcaagagcaaatggaaagacagtgtgtacatgagaatcaggcttgaatataaatactattgggagttaggcgttccagcaagcgagaaagaaaaagaatgcagggtgtgtagtttacctagatcacatacactgatgcattatatattacagtgttctatgcttcagatacatagaaatgcagagataacaggtttacctgaacaggctgtatggatgattaggaacggtcaggtattcgagattttgaagaggtacaggcaatttgcaccaatatcataaacatacctcgcaaatatgcataggtatgtaggctgttactTCTGCCGAGACTATAATGTTTCCTACTTTACTGTTGATGAAtggcgtatgttaggcatcattctcctgaaatacaatcattccactcaacaattgattcatctcttctccgggattataattatatactgcgtgcgcatattttttgtgcgctgtatttgattatgtaagcccaggagaggacttatctggatgagggtgggagtgttatatcaccttaccgatatgtaagccaaaaactctgaattcttgtaatgattgtaattctttataatttaagtgttgtatttaattttaaatattattgtacctaagctttgtataatgaattgtgagcccgcacagggacttattaagtaagggtgaggataacctaagttacttcatccttttgagatgtaatcttacttttgtctcaataaacgcgtcaaagtcaaaaagtcactctttttctcctgtgtgtgtgtgtgtgtgtgtgtgtgtgtgtgtgtgtgtgtgcgtgtgtgtgttttacaataTATTTCTGCATGGAGATAGTGGAGATCCTAAACATTGACATCAATCACATCAGAAACCTAGAGTTGTTACCTAAAATCAATTCAGACTCTTTTCATTCATAAGCCGGAAAAGCGTGGTAGAAGTTTAGGTTTGGCGGACGATGAGGCGGCGGTGTGGCTGGTCAAGAGCTCCTCTGAACGTGTTCACCAAGATATTGAATCCTTACTGATCTTCGTGCATTATTTCTTTCcgagaataattatcattctggGTCATACGCCATGAGCTAGCCTCCACCAGCGACTACCACCGGACTAATCAAGCCGCAAAGGTTTGGAATAAGCGTTAGACAGGCTGTGTGTCTTTGGTAGTAATTGCAGAAGACATACGATCTCGGTTATAAGGAACTGGACTTAAAGCTGTACCAATTTCTGTGCACCACAGCACCACTGAAACGTCTAGCCTAGCTATTTCCACCCAGCTTCATCAGGCAGCTTTCACCACCCCTTAATGGTTAATGTCCCTCTTGTCATATATACATGAGGAAgaggcgtgcacacacacacacacacacacacacacacacacacacacacacacacacacacacacacacacacacacacacacacacacacacacacacacatacacacacgcgcgcgcgcacacacacaactgaCATTTCAGATTCCTTAATCTCTTTATACATTGACTGAAATTCTTCACCATAAACTAGTTTTTATAATTGGAGTGACTGATATGGAAAGGCAAGTAGTTGTTAGTCAGTGCTCCTcataaaatatgataaggaataatTTCCAAAATCATGGTATTATATTATCAGGAAAGTAGCTCGCAAAGGGACTGAACCTAATTAGTGAACAGCGGCTTTCATCCACATACCCGTAATTTCAATGTTTCTTATGGATGCATGTTAAATTTTTGATTCTCGAGTTTTATAAGAAACAACATTTTTCAAAAAGTGCTTTCTTACACGATAAAATAAAAGCATCTGAATCAGTGTACTTTACCAATAATGATTAATCTTAGTTGCATGCACATTGATAATCTAGCGTCAAAACAATTCCCAAAATGAATATTGTTTTCATACTGCTACTGCCTTGGCTATTTGCGACAGTATCTTCACTTTTCATTGCCTTAATGAGGTGAATTTGCTGTCTCTTCTTCAAGAGCATTTTCTTAAGATGATGATGTACATGAAATAAAGCACAAGctgaaaacggaaaaaataatgaCTTTGCGACAGGGAGTCTAACAAATTTAATTTATGATACATTGAATAAATACACGGCAAGGCATATGTACATCGATACGTGTGAAAAAGAAAACTTTGTAATCAAGGTTGACATACGCTGAGATGGCCGAGGATTAAAGGTGCGCGCGTGACACCTATAAaatcgtcatcatttttttttttttttttttagaaagcgtaacggtagataaaaaaaaaatggataatcccttagtttcatgaaaaaaatgtaagcaTTTCAAAATCTGCTCAATGAAGACTATTCTTACTAACTTCAAGAGATATCGATTTCATCTTATAACATCTATAAAGCTTTGATAGTCTCAGATTTACATTACTTTAGTGAAGCAcatctagaaaaaaaattatacatacacacacatatacatgtgtgtatctgtgtgtgtgtgtgtgtgtgtgtgtgtgtgagtgtgtgtgtgtgtgtgtgtgtgtaagtgtgtgtgtgtgtgtgtgtgtgtgtgtgtgtgtgtgtgtgtgtgtgtgtgtgtttgtgtgtgtgtgtgtgtgtgtctgtgtgtgtgtgtgtgtgtgtgtgtgtgtgtgtgtgtgtgtgtgtatgtgtatgtaaagacacacgcacaaacatatgaaCCAAATGCGGACAAGACCTGTCAGATTGCCCTCCTATGTAACAAAGGTGTTTTGCAGGAAGAGAGAGTCTGTGTGCCTTGGATCTAGGAGGAAGAACATATCATTATATGACTGGACAAACCAATGACTCCAAATCTTTACAGCTTGGAGGAACCCCTGTAAATAAGTATGCATATTTCAATGAGCCcctttatatagtatatatagtacaaTGTATATTATAGTATATCATTCATTTTGCTGATTGACACGTACGGTTTTGATGGTGTATGGAAAGTATTTGTGACATGTTGTTGAGTAGGAATTATGAATTGTTAATTAACATTGACATTTTTGTTTTTCGATTTCTTGCGGAACCCCTGGTGGCCACTGGGAATTACTGTGCCAGACGCAACAGAGGAGGCGACATTTCCATATGGTTTAGTTACCGcgacatttttattttctatcattattaagtTAGTAACGTTTTCTTGTTTCATAGAGGGGGGACTGTTTTAAACATATGTCTAGAGGTCACTGGCGGATCTAGCGGTGAGGGAAACTCTCAAACCATTAAAGAAATATGCAtaatatttgtgtacatgtaaatgATTTATTTGATTATGTGTAAATACAACTGTACTAAAAGGAAACAAGATAATAGCTAAagttatatataactaaatataatacattttatacaGGCCTGTTCTTCAGGACAAACAGACATGCCTTTGGTGCTTCGAATTCTGAAGTAACGACGCTCACTTCACTCATTTCCGCAAGAGCCACTGATATCAAACAGTAGAGTATGCCACACAGGACTGTTCGAAAGCTATGCATATGAGCACACATGCACATGGTCCATCCACTATTACTTGACACTTCTGAAGGATTATAAGCCACCCACTGGGTTGCCCTTGCCAAAGCGTACCAATATGTCCTTTAGAGTATGATGCATCCTTTCTGGTATGATATTGTCTTAAGGATTGCACAGAGTGGTATAAAAGCAATATTATGTGTTTTTTGGAAGCGGTGGTCAAGAATTTACTTGTAAAAATAGTATAATCTAGATAaacagtatatgaatatgtgaacaaatgagaaataaaataaggaaaatggaaattcGTATTTACACAGccgaggaaaaataatgataatgacacagttCTCCTGATAAACTAAATATAAGGGGTGGCTAATCAAATTGCAGGGTGGCGGGGAGCctctgagacagacagaaagacagacaaagagacggagtgagagagagaaagagagagggagacagacaaagatacacaaagagacagagtgagagagagaaataagacagactaacagaaagagagactaaacAAACAGCATTGAATGATAAATCCACACCATTATATCCATTTCAACGTGTGCAAACGTATCAGCATTGGCCTCTGAAGAGCGTTAAACATTATGTCTAACGTCGAAAGGCATTTCCACGTTATGCTTTCGCGTTTTACCAGACAAATGCCTTTCTCGGCAAACCGTATTTCGGTTTTGGCAGGATCGGTTTCTGATAAATAAACGGTGCTATATCTTGTCCTGATCACGTGCTCGCTACGTGTCCgttaaaggcaaagaaaagaaaaagtaaaaaaaaaaaaaaaaagatttcttccacctcttttttcctgtatatgatgtaaatatatatggttaGCTGTCTAACTAAATGTAACTTTACATCATTTGTCTATTTCCTGCTCATCTATACATAGgtagacatgcacacataaaccGCCTCAAAGTAATCTATCTCTCAAACATAGCCCTTACGCTTAATATATTCCTCAAGCAAAGCTACTATAGTTATAACTATCTAAGTATAGTAATTGCATAGACCGGACGCTACATTGCATGCTATGGTTCCTCGACAATTTTTAATTATATTCCTTATATGCTCAACATATTCGCTTTGGCAATTTATACTAAATTATTTGTTCTCTTAAGGTCTTACTTaagcagacacagaaaaaaaacaaattaacacgcacaaacatgtgtgtgtgtgtatgtgtgaatacacacacacacacacacacacacaaacacacacatatatatatatatatatatatatatatatatatatatatatatatatatatatatatatatatacttatatatattatatatatatatattatatatatatatatatatatatatatatatatatataatatatataaagtctatatatatatatatatatatatatgtgtgtgtatgtgtatgtatgtgtgtgtgtgtgtgtgtgtgtgtgtgtgtgtacatacatacatatatatatatatttatatatatatatatatatatatatatatatatatatatatatatatatattatagtatactatattataatatatatattatatatatatatatgtatttatatatatacatatatatacatatatatacatatatgtatacatatatatatatatatatatatatatatatatatatatatatgtatatatatatatttatttatttatatataggtatatatatatatatatatatatatatatatatatatatatatatattttatatacatatatacatatctgtctatatatatatatatatatatatatatatatatatatatatatatatatatatatttatatatatatatgtatatatatatatatatatatatatatatatatatatatatatacgcatatatatacagatatatgcgtacacacacacacacacacacacacacacacacacacacacacacacacacacacacacatatatatatatatatatatatatatatatatatatatatatatatgtgtgtgtgtgtgtgtgtgtatgtgtgtgtgtgtgtgtgtgtgtgtgtgtgtgtctgtgtgtgtgtgtgtgtgtgtgtgtgtatacatatatatatatatatagatatatatatatatatatatatatatatatatatatatatatatatatatatatatatatatatatatacgcatatatatacgcatatatatacagatatatgcgtacacacacacacacacatgtatatatatatatatatatatatatatatatatatatatatatatatatatatatatatatatatatatatatatatataaatataaatatatatatatatatatatatatatatatatatatatatatatatatatatatacatatatatgcatatataaatatatatatatatatatatatatatatatatatatatatatatatatatatatacacgcatatatatacagatatatacgtacatatatatgtagaaaaggaatgaatgagactggatatcttcacaatacgagatgtatttaaccggtttcgattacgtcttcatcagaaatacatgcctaagagaaaatacatagcatatatatactacataggagctggtagatcacctgacgactgtgaccttgcactcgttacgcgcataattgcagctgcgaccttggatactttaaaactgcctgatgcggtgttcatattcttttctgtcgcgatgtatgcagcttccatgaccttccttttatgtttactcaatacatgaactaccatggcactggaagtcctgtggtgacggacgtcggctcgatgttcgatgatcctggtgttgaagcttCGTCCCGttccaccaaaataggccttatagcaaccgctgcagggtatgcgatgtactgcactgttggggttgtttttcaactgcttcttgtctcctataatattatgtatcttttccccggatgtgctggcgattttcactgtttttccaaagtatttgctgatcacctgggaaacgttacatggaggcagtatgaggaagtcagaggatgtcactggggttgatcttgcaagtatgttctccgccttctccctgaggctcagcaggagaccttttgggtacttatgttgcataaaagaatttattacatatgaaaccatatatgtatatatatacatattatatatatatatatatatatatatatatatatatatatatgtatatatatacatatatatatatatatatgtatatatatatttcatgcacgcacgcacacacacacacacacacacacacacacacacacacacacacacacacacacacacacacacacacacacagaaacacacagatgtatatatatatatatatatatatatatatatatatatatatatatatatatatatatatatatatgtgtgtgtgtgtgtgtgtatgtgtgtgtgtgtggatgtgtgtgcgtgtatatatatatatatatatatatatatatatatata from Penaeus vannamei isolate JL-2024 chromosome 5, ASM4276789v1, whole genome shotgun sequence includes these protein-coding regions:
- the LOC138861802 gene encoding uncharacterized protein, with translation MNKSMYEPGQLKATYSHKINSLTGLDIAHVYCDGSVLEDDRAGCGVIIRQFTGSGVVTTSTGMRLSNHISSTQAELWAILTALKEIEIINKDSYFFVDSRGALDSLNSKNPVFDHIVGECSLIAHRLRGQGRVIAFVWIPSHVGVTFNEDVDEIAKGAIRKHEVDIHCMRTLKQAKSNIKRTQLDYDEARKGEAIRKSDTLRHYMHLATNTDFAYGKGKSKWKDSVYMRIRLEYKYYWDTTETSSLAISTQLHQAAFTTP